The stretch of DNA ATATGATATAGTAAAGATTTTAAAACATGGAGATCATTATCATATTTATGACTCAAAAGGAAATGAAGGAATAACATATACAGATCCAAGATCACTTTATCCTAATGCTGAGTTTGGAGAATATAAAGGAAATCATGGAGATGAAAACAAAAAACCATTTGAATGGCCAAAAGGTGTGACAAAAATTGTAGATCATGGAGATCATTGGCATTTATATATTGGAGATAAAGAGGTTGGAGTAGTTCACGAAAACCCTAGAAGCCATTATCCTAATGCAGAATATATTAAAGAAGGAAGCGACCATTCAGATATAGGTGTAGATGAAAAAGAATTGTTCACTTATGAAAGTGTAAAGGCAGAAATAAAAGACAAAGTAATCCCATATCTTGATAGTAACCTCAGAGCGATGAGACATTATGGAGATTTGGATACAACATTACCTGTTTATGGTTCAAATGGAGTGAAAAAAGGAATATTTTACTGGTTACATGGAGGTCACTACCATGCAATAACTATAAAACAAATTATTCAAAATGCAAAAGCAGGTCAATATGGTGATTGTACGGCAAGAGAAATTGTAGCTGCTTTAAAATATATAATTCAAAATCCTGATAAAGAAATTGAATCAAAAGTAACTGTTGATAGAGAAGAAGTGGTAAAATATCTTATGAAAGTTTATAATCTAAAAGACAGAACGGATGTAAATATTATTGGAGATATTGCTTATGTTTATATAAATGATGAAACTTTAACATTCAGTTTAGCAGATTTTGAAAAGGTAAATGGAGAAATTAGATATAAAAAGAAACTACCAGAAGCACCAAAAAAAGCTAAAAAAGATAATGAAGATTATGTGGATGAAGAAGATACAAAAGATTATTCAGGTTATGAAGAAGAGAAAAATAAAATAACTAAAAAAAATAGTGAAGAATCTAAAGAAAAAATAGTTGAAGAAACATCTGCAGAAAAAAATAATTCTGTTCCAAAGACTGAAGATAAAAAAGTTGATGATAATAAGGATGTAGAAAAAACAAAAACAGATAAACCAATAAAATCTGAAGAAAAGAATGAGGAAAAGGAAAATAAAAATAATTAGTTTTATAATTTAATAAATTTTCTAAATTTAAAATCACTCAATTATAGAGTAAAATCTGTATTGAGTGATTTTTTGTGAATAAACAAGTTTATTTTAAATAAAATTTTTTAATTTAAAAATTTTTTCTAAATATGTTTATAAATTATGTTTTATGTGGTATAATATATTTGTAATCAATTAGCACTCAAGTTAATAGACTGCTAATAACTTTAATAGGAGGTATGTTATGAAATTAAAACCAATAGGAGATAAATTAGTTATAGAAATGGTTGAGGTAGAAGAAAAGACAAGTTCTGGAATAGTTCTTCCTACTTCTGCTAAAGAAGCACCAAGTGTAGCAAAAGTTTTAGCAATTGGTGATGAAATTTTAAAGGATGAAGATAAAAAAGATTTAATTAAAGTTGGGGATAAAATAATTTTCTCAAAATATGCAGGAACTGAAGTTAAACTTGATAAAAAAGAATATATTGTTGTAAAAATTGCTGATGTTTTAGCAGTAGTTGAAGATTAGGAGGTTTTTAAATGGCTAAAGAAATTAAATTTAATGAAGAAGCAAGAAAAGGAATGGAAGCTGGTATTAATAAACTTTCAAATACAGTTAAAGTTACTCTTGGACCAAAGGGAAGAAATGTAGTTTTAGATAAAAAATTCGGTTCACCACTTATTACAAATGACGGTGTTACTATTGCAAGAGAAATTGAATTGGAAGATCCTTATGAAAATATGGGAGCTCAACTTGTTAAAGAAGTTGCAACTAAGACTAATGATGTTGCAGGTGATGGTACAACTACAGCAACACTATTAGCTCAAGCAATTATTAGAGAAGGTTTAAAGAATGTTGCAGCAGGAGCAAATCCAATGATTATTCAAAAGGGAATTAAAAAAGCAGTTGATAAGGCTGTTGAAGGAATTAAAGAATTTTCAAAACCTGTTGAAACAAAAGAAAGTATTGCTCAAGTAGCATCAATTTCTGCAGCTGATGAAGAAGTTGGAAAATTAATTTCTGATGCAATGGAAAAAGTTGGAAAAGACGGTGTTATCACTGTTGAAGAATCTAGAAGTATGGGAACAACTTTAGAAGTTGTTGAAGGTATGCAATTTGATAGAGGATATGTTTCTCCTTATATGGTAACTAATACTGAAAAAATGGAAGCTGAACTTGAAGATCCATATATTTTAATTACTGATAAAAAGATTACTAATATTCAAGAAGTTTTACCTGTATTAGAACAAATTGTTCAACAAGGAAAACCACTTTTAATTATTGCTGACGATGTAGAAGGCGAAGCAATGGCAACACTTGTTGTTAATAAATTAAGAGGAACATTTAACTGTGTAGCTGTAAAAGCACCTGCTTTTGGTGATAGAAGAAAAGATATGCTACAAGATATTGCAATTTTAACAGGTGGTACAGTTATTTCAGAAGATTTAGGATATGAATTAAAAGAAACTTCTATTGAAATGTTAGGTAAAGCAAGAAGGGTAACTGTTGGAAAAGAACTTACTGTTATTGTAAATGGAGCAGGTGAACAATCAGCTATAGAAGAAAGAGTTGCTTTAATTAGAAATCAAATAGAAATAAGCGATTCTGAATATGATAGAGATAAATTACAAGAAAGACTTGCTAAACTTGCTGGAGGAGTTGCAGTAATTCAAGTTGGTGCAGCTACTGAAACAGAACTTAAAGAAAGAAAGTTAAGAATAGAAGATGCACTTGCAGCTACAAGAGCAGCGGTAGAAGAAGGTATTGTTCCTGGCGGTGGAACTGTATTGTTAAATGTAATTCCAAAAGTTAAAGCACTTCTTGAAGGAACTAATGGAGACGAAAGAACAGGTGTTAATATAATTGTTAAAGCGCTTGAAGAACCGGTTAGACAAATTGCAATCAATGCAGGTTTAGAAGGTTCAGTTATCGTTGAAAATGTTAAGAATGCTGAAGTTGGAATTGGTTTTGATGCTTTAAGTGAAAAATATGTAAATATGCTTGAAAGCGGAATTGTTGATCCTACAAAAGTTACTAGATCAGCACTTCAAAATGCATCAAGTGTTGCATCAATGGTTTTAACAACAGAAGCTGCAGTTGCAGATGTAACTAAAGATGAACCAATGGGACAAATGCCTGGCGGAATGAATCCTGGAATGGGATATATGTAGAAAGCAGTTAACTTATAGTTAAATTTATGGTAAAATAGAACTTGGATAAACCAAGTTCTTTTTTTATGGAGTTTTTATGATTAAATTATTTTTTAATATTATGTTTTTAGTTAGTATTTCTGTTTTAGTGATACATCAAAGTTTTTATTATTATCAATTTAATAAGATTTTTAAAAAATTGAAGATTTTAAGTGAAGAGAAAAATATAAGAGAAGATAGAAATTTAATTTTAGAGTATAATTATAACCTTGCACAGCTTAATTATATTTTTTGTGTGTATTTTTGTGGGTTGATGAAAAAAATTCTATATAAAAAGAATAATTTTGAATATGTTGAATAGGAGAAAAATTTTGAAAGATTATTTATTTATATCCAAAGATGAAGAAAAAATTGAATATGGAAAAGTTTTAAACTCAAAATTAAACTCCTATTTTGTAAAAA from Parvimonas micra encodes:
- a CDS encoding co-chaperone GroES — its product is MKLKPIGDKLVIEMVEVEEKTSSGIVLPTSAKEAPSVAKVLAIGDEILKDEDKKDLIKVGDKIIFSKYAGTEVKLDKKEYIVVKIADVLAVVED
- the groL gene encoding chaperonin GroEL (60 kDa chaperone family; promotes refolding of misfolded polypeptides especially under stressful conditions; forms two stacked rings of heptamers to form a barrel-shaped 14mer; ends can be capped by GroES; misfolded proteins enter the barrel where they are refolded when GroES binds); its protein translation is MAKEIKFNEEARKGMEAGINKLSNTVKVTLGPKGRNVVLDKKFGSPLITNDGVTIAREIELEDPYENMGAQLVKEVATKTNDVAGDGTTTATLLAQAIIREGLKNVAAGANPMIIQKGIKKAVDKAVEGIKEFSKPVETKESIAQVASISAADEEVGKLISDAMEKVGKDGVITVEESRSMGTTLEVVEGMQFDRGYVSPYMVTNTEKMEAELEDPYILITDKKITNIQEVLPVLEQIVQQGKPLLIIADDVEGEAMATLVVNKLRGTFNCVAVKAPAFGDRRKDMLQDIAILTGGTVISEDLGYELKETSIEMLGKARRVTVGKELTVIVNGAGEQSAIEERVALIRNQIEISDSEYDRDKLQERLAKLAGGVAVIQVGAATETELKERKLRIEDALAATRAAVEEGIVPGGGTVLLNVIPKVKALLEGTNGDERTGVNIIVKALEEPVRQIAINAGLEGSVIVENVKNAEVGIGFDALSEKYVNMLESGIVDPTKVTRSALQNASSVASMVLTTEAAVADVTKDEPMGQMPGGMNPGMGYM